One part of the Phacochoerus africanus isolate WHEZ1 chromosome 7, ROS_Pafr_v1, whole genome shotgun sequence genome encodes these proteins:
- the KRT3 gene encoding keratin, type II cytoskeletal 3, protein MSRQVCKTSGGRSQGFSGHSAVVSGSSRMSCVARTRGAGGGACGFQSGAGGFGSRSLYNLGGNKSISISVAGGSRAGGFGGGRSSCISGFGGGYGGGFGGGFGGGRGMGGGFGGAGGFGGVGGFGGAGGFGGAGGFGGPGGFGGPGGFGGPGGFGPGGFPGGIQEVTVNQSLLQPLNVEIDPQIGQVKAQEREQIKTLNNKFASFIDKVRFLEQQNKVLETKWNLLQQQGTNSITGTNNLEPLFENYINSQRSYLDSILGEKGRLDSELRNMQDLVEDFKKKYEDEINKRTAAENEFVTLKKDVDAAYMNKVELQAKVDALRDEINFLTTLYEMELSQMQSHVSDTSVVLSMDNNRFLDLDSIIAEVKAQYEEIAQRSKAEAEALYQTKLGELQTTAGRHGDDLKSTKSEISELNRLIQRLRAEIENVKKQNAKLQTAIADAEQRGEMALKDANAKLQELRAALQQAKDDLARLLRDYQELMNVKLALDVEIATYRKLLEGEECRMSGECQSAVSISVVSSSSTTSASAGGYGGGFGGGVGVGGGAGGGFGGAGGSGLGGGSGFGGGSGLGGGSGFGGGSGFGGGSGFGGSGGFGSGSAGRCGVSGGGFSSGSSSRGGSVKFSSQSSQRSSR, encoded by the exons ATGAGCAGACAAGTCTGCAAGACATCTGGCGGCAGGAGCCAGGGCTTCTCTGGCCACTCGGCCGTGGTCTCTGGCAGCAGCAGGATGAGCTGTGTGGCCCGTACCAGGGGAGCTGGTGGAGGGGCCTGCGGGTTCCAGAGTGGAGCAGGTGGCTTCGGCAGTCGCAGCCTCTACAACCTGGGTGGCAACAAGAGCATCTCCATCAGTGTGGCTGGAGGCTCCCGGGCTGGTGGCTTTGGGGGAGGACGCAGCAGCTGTATCAGTGGCTTTGGGGGTGGCTATGGAGGTGGCTTTGGTGGTGGCTTTGGTGGTGGCAGAGGAATGGGAGGTGGTTTTGGAGGGGCTGGTGGTTTTGGAGGAGTAGGTGGTTTCGGTGGAGCTGGTGGTTTCGGTGGAGCTGGTGGCTTTGGCGGGCCTGGTGGCTTCGGTGGGCCTGGTGGCTTTGGTGGCCCTGGTGGCTTTGGCCCAGGTGGCTTCCCTGGGGGAATCCAGGAAGTGACGGTCAATCAGAGCCTCCTGCAGCCCCTCAATGTGGAGATTGACCCCCAGATTGGGCAAGTGAAGGCCCAGGAGCGGGAGCAGATCAAGACCCTCAACAACAAGTTCGCCTCCTTCATTGATAAG GTGCGGTTCCTGGAGCAGCAGAACAAGGTCCTAGAGACCAAGTGGAACCTGCTCCAGCAGCAGGGCACAAATTCCATCACAGGCACCAACAACCTCGAGCCCCTTTTTGAGAACTACATCAACTCCCAGAGGAGCTACCTGGACAGCATCCTGGGGGAGAAAGGCCGCCTGGACTCAGAGCTGAGGAACATGCAAGACCTGGTGGAGGACTTCAAGAAGAA ATATGAGGATGAAATCAATAAGCGCACGGCTGCTGAGAATGAATTTGTGACCCTGAAGAAG GACGTCGACGCTGCCTATATGAACAAGGTGGAGCTTCAGGCCAAGGTGGATGCCTTAAGGGATGAGATTAATTTCTTGACCACTCTCTACGAAATG GAGCTGTCCCAGATGCAGAGCCATGTCAGTGACACATCCGTGGTTCTCTCCATGGACAACAATCGCTTCCTGGACCTGGACAGCATCATTGCCGAGGTCAAGGCCCAGTACGAGGAGATTGCCCAGAGGAGCAAGGCTGAGGCAGAAGCCCTGTACCAGACCAAG TTGGGTGAGCTGCAGACCACGGCCGGCAGGCACGGGGATGACCTGAAGAGCACCAAGAGTGAGATCTCGGAGCTCAACCGGCTGATCCAGAGGCTGCGGGCCGAGATCGAGAATGTCAAGAAGCAG AACGCTAAACTGCAGACTGCCATCGCTGATGCTGAGCAGCGTGGGGAGATGGCCCTCAAGGATGCCAATGCCAAGCTCCAAGAGCTGCGGGCTGCCCTACAGCAGGCCAAGGATGACCTAGCCCGGCTGCTGCGTGACTACCAGGAGCTGATGAACGTCAAGCTGGCCCTGGATGTGGAGATCGCCACCTACCGCAAGCTCCTGGAGGGCGAGGAGTGCAG GATGTCTGGAGAGTGCCAGAGTGCTGTCAGCATCT CCgtggtcagcagcagcagcacgaCGTCGGCCTCGGCAGGTGGTTATGGAGGCGGATTCGGCGGTGGCGTCGGCGTAGGAGGCGGCGCAGGCGGCGGCTTTGGCGGGGCGGGCGGCAGCGGACTCGGGGGCGGCAGCGGTTTCGGCGGCGGCAGTGGCCTTGGCGGCGGCAGCGGCTTCGGAGGTGGTAGTGGCTTCGGCGGCGGCAGCGGATTCGGTGGCAGCGGCGGCTTCGGCTCTGGCTCCGCTGGGCGCTGCGGGGTCAGCGGCGGAGGCTTCAGCTCCGGCAGCAGCAGTCGCGGCGGCAGCGTCAAGTTCTCCTCCCAGTCCTCCCAGCGCTCGTCCAGATAA